From a single Raphanus sativus cultivar WK10039 chromosome 3, ASM80110v3, whole genome shotgun sequence genomic region:
- the LOC108837745 gene encoding LOW QUALITY PROTEIN: importin beta-like SAD2 (The sequence of the model RefSeq protein was modified relative to this genomic sequence to represent the inferred CDS: inserted 3 bases in 2 codons; substituted 2 bases at 2 genomic stop codons) — translation MDPPSLALILRAAALSPNPDEGKATEQQLNQLHNTPQHLVRLLQIAVDGNCDMAVRQIACIQFKNFIAKNWPPGDSGAGEQQRQQKRILQSDKELVRDNILVYVTQVPALLSXLCSGTYHSRVTDSYMYRASVYVSLWNQQIYGALFVLRILSRKYEFKSGEERTPVTRIVVETFPLLLNIFNGRIQIENPSLEMAELMKLICKIFXSSIYLDIPKQLYDINLFNAWMVLFSSVSERPPVPVEGQSMDPELRKSWGWWKVKKWTVQILNRLFSRFGDPKLQTPECKPFAQMFQKSYAGRILEGYLNLLNTIRVGGYLPDRVINLLLKCLSNSILMKNMYNLLLPGLDVLLFEIVFPLMCFSDSDQKLWEEDSHEYVRKGYNIIEDLYSPQTASMDFVNELVQKRGKENLPKFVQFVVGIFRSYNEAPAEHKPYHRKDGAMLAVGALCDKPKQTDPYKSELEHMLVQHIFPEFNSPAGHLKAKAAWVAGQYXHINFSDQNNFRKAFHSVVSGMRNPDLPVRVDSVFALRSFAEACEDLNEIRPILPHLLDEFFKLMNEVENEDLVFTLETIVDKFGEEMALYAFGLCQKLAAAFWRXEASDDLGALAAVGCLRAISTILESVSSLPQLFVEIKPTILPILQKMLTSDGQDVFEEVLEIASYMTFYSPNISLGIWGLWPLIVEVLGDWAIDYLPNILAPMDNFISRRTAHLLQ, via the exons ATGGATCCGCCTAGTCTCGCTTTGATCCTCCGAGCCGCCGCTCTCAGCCCCAATCCAGATGAAGGCAAAGCTACTGAGCAGCAACTCAATCAG TTGCACAACACGCCACAGCATTTGGTGAGGCTGTTGCAGATAGCTGTTGATGGGAACTGTGATATGGCAGTGCGTCAAATCGCTTGTATTCAATTCAAGAACTTCATTGCTAAGAACTGGCCACCTGGAGATTCGGGTGCAGGAGAGCAGCAGCGGCAGCAGAAGAGGATATTGCAAAGCGACAAAGAATTGGTGAGGGATAACATACTCGTCTATGTCACTCAAGTTCCAGCCTTACTCAGTTAACTTTGTTCTGGGACTTATCACTCTAGAGTCA CAGATTCATATATGTATCGTGCATCTGTATATGTGTCTTTGTGGAATCAACAAATTTATGGAGCTTTGTTTGTGTTGCGGATACTCTCCAGAAAATATGA gtTCAAGTCAGGCGAAGAGAGAACACCTGTTACCCGCATTGTGGTGGAGACGTTTCCTctacttttgaatattttcaatgGGCGTATCCAGATAGAAAATCCATCACTAGAGATGGCAGAGCTCATGAAGCTGATATGCAAAATATTTTAGTCATCCATATAT CTGGATATCCCTAAGcaattatatgatataaactTATTCAATGCATGGATGGTTCTGTTCTCGAGTGTTTCGGAGCGTCCTCCTGTTCCAGTTGAAGGCCAGTCTATGGATCCGGAACTTAGAAAATCTTGGGGCTGGTGGAAGGTCAAGAAGTGGACAGTGCAGATTTTAAACAGGCTCTTCAGTCG GTTTGGTGACCCAAAACTTCAAACTCCCGAATGCAAACCTTTTGCCCAGATGTTTCAAAAGAGTTATGCAGGCAGAATTCTGGAAGGCTACCTAAATCTTCTGAACACAATTCGTGTTGGAGGCTATCTTCCTGATAGAGTTATCAATCTTCTCCTTAAGTGCTTAAGCAACAG CATTTTGATGAAAAACATGTATAATTTGCTGCTGCCTGGGCTGGATGTTCTGCTTTTTGAGATTGTTTTCCCTCTAATGTGCTTTAGTGACTCCGATCAAAAACTTTGGGAGGAAGACTCACATGAATATGTGAGGAAAGGTTACA ATATTATTGAAGACTTGTACAGTCCACAAACAGCGTCTATGGATTTTGTAAATGAATTGGTCCAAAAACGTGGGAAAGAGAACCTTCCGAAATTTGTTCAGTTTGTTGTAGGGATCTTCAGGAG TTATAACGAAGCTCCTGCTGAACATAAGCCTTATCATCGAAAAGATGGCGCGATGCTTGCTGTTGGAGCACTTTGTGATAAACCGAAGCAAACGGATCCCTATAAATCTGAGCTGGAGCATATGTTAGTGCAACATATTTTTCCTGAATTCAATAGTCCAGCTGGACATCTTAAAGCGAAG GCCGCATGGGTAGCTGGGCAAT GCCATATCAACTTCTCAGATCAGAACAACTTTCGTAAAGCATTTCACAGTGTGGTCTCGGGAATGCGCAATCCTGATCTCCCTGTCCGTGTTGATTCAGTTTTTGCATTACGTTCATTTGCCGAGGCGTGCGAGG ATTTGAATGAGATACGTCCAATCCTCCCTCATTTACTTGATG AATTTTTCAAACTCATGAATGAGGTAGAGAACGAAGACCTTGTTTTTACGTTAGAGACCATTGTCGATAAGTTCGGCGAGGAGATGGCTCTTTATGCTTTTGGATTATGCCAAAAGCTG GCGGCTGCATTTTGGAG TGAAGCCAGTGATGATTTGGGAGCTTTAGCTGCAGTTGGTTGTTTGCGTGCCATAAGTACAATCCTTGAATCTGTTAGCAGCCTCCCTCAGCTGTTTGTTGAAATAAAACCAACGATACTTCCAATACTGCAGAAAATGTTGACCAGTGATGGCCAAG ATGTATTTGAAGAAGTTTTGGAGATTGCATCATACATGACCTTTTATTCACCTAACATATCCTTGGGCATATGGGGTCTCTGGCCATTAATCGTGGAAGTGTTGGGCGATTGGGCAATTGATTACCTCCCAA ATATTTTGGCTCCGATGGACAATTTTATATCAAGGAGAACTGCTCATTTACTCCAATAG
- the LOC108847989 gene encoding respiratory burst oxidase homolog protein C produces the protein MQRVSFEVSGSGYNSEAESSGYMSGPMSGQLPPVYKKPAIKNSGFSGEQSQRARGAPPYVDITVDVHDDRVSVNSLRSPGSEGGGSSSSVEESQELTLLKRNRLEKKTSVVKRLASVSHELKRITSVSSSSTTRKPGRGAAKLDRTKSAAAQALKGLKFISKNDGGAGWSAVEKRFNQITATTGGLLLRTKFGECIGMNSKEFALELFDALARRRNITGEVIDGDQLKEFWEQINDQSFDSRLKTFFDMVDKDADGRLTEDEVREIISLSASANNLNTIQKRADEYAALIMEELDPDNIGYIMLESLETLLLQAASQSVITSTGERKNLSQMMSQRLKPTFNRNPLKRWYRGLRFFVIDNWQRCWVIVLWLIAMAVLFVYKYIQYRRSPVYPVMGDCVCMAKGAAETVKLNMALILLPVCRNTITWLRNKTRLGRVVPFDDNLNFHKVIAVGILVGVTLHAGAHLSCDFPRLLDATPEQYRPLRQFFGEEQPQSYWHFVNSVEGITGLVMILLMAIAFTLATPWFRRGKLNLPGPLKQLASFNAFWYTHHLFVIVYILLVAHGYYLYLTKDWHNKTTWMYLVAPVVLYACERLIRAFRSTIKAVTIKKVAVYPGNVLAIHLSRPQNFKYKSGQYMFVNCAAVSPFEWHPFSITSAPQDDYLSVHIRVLGDWTRALKGVFSEVCKPPPAGVSGLLRADMMHGANNPDFPKVLIDGPYGAPAQDYKKYEVVLLVGLGIGATPMISIVKDIVNNIRAKEQAQLSRMEHGTSEPQQRNKKESFRTRRAYFYWVTREQGSFDWFKNIMNEVAERDTNRVIELHNYCTSVYEEGDARSALIHMLQSLNHAKNGVDIVSGTRVMSHFAKPNWRNVYKRIAMDHPNTKVGVFYCGAPALTKELRHLALDFTHKTSTRFSFHKENF, from the exons GGCGGATCCAGCAGCAGCGTCGAAGAGAGTCAAGAGCTCACGCTTCTGAAACGCAACCGTCTCGAGAAGAAAACGTCCGTGGTGAAGCGTCTAGCTTCTGTTTCTCACGAGCTCAAGCGCATTACGTCCGTCTCTAGTAGTAGCACCACGAGAAAGCCTGGCCGCGGCGCGGCTAAGTTGGACCGGACGAAGTCCGCCGCGGCTCAGGCTCTCAAGGGGCTTAAGTTTATCAGCAAAAACGACGGCGGAGCGGGATGGTCCGCCGTCGAGAAGCGGTTTAATCAGATCACGGCGACGACCGGGGGGCTGCTGCTACGAACAAAGTTCGGGGAGTGCATTGGGATGAACTCGAAGGAGTTTGCGTTGGAGCTGTTTGATGCGTTGGCTAGACGAAGGAACATAACAGGGGAAGTGATCGATGGTGATCAACTTAAAGAGTTTTGGGAACAGATCAATGATCAGAGCTTTGATTCTCGTCTTAAGACATTCTTCGACAT GGTGGATAAAGATGCTGATGGTAGACTTACTGAAGATGAAGTTAGAGAG ATTATAAGTCTTAGTGCATCTGCAAACAATCTGAATACAATCCAAAAGAGAGCTGATGAATATGCAGCTCTTATCATGGAAGAGCTGGATCCAGACAATATAGGCTACATCATG TTGGAGAGTCTTGAGACACTGCTTTTGCAAGCGGCGTCACAGTCTGTAATAACAAGTACTGGGGAGAGAAAGAACCTGAGCCAGATGATGAGTCAGAGGCTTAAGCCTACGTTTAACCGCAACCCGTTGAAGCGGTGGTACCGTGGACTCAGATTCTTCGTGATTGACAACTGGCAAAGATGTTGGGTGATAGTTTTATGGCTCATAGCTATGGCCGTACTCTTTGTATACAAATACATCCAGTACAGGCGTAGCCCTGTGTATCCAGTGATGGGTGATTGTGTGTGCATGGCCAAAGGTGCAGCGGAGACAGTTAAGTTGAACATGGCTTTGATTCTATTACCTGTTTGCAGAAACACCATCACATGGCTTAGGAATAAGACCAGGTTGGGTCGTGTTGTCCCATTTGATGACAATCTCAACTTCCACAAG GTTATAGCGGTGGGGATTTTAGTTGGAGTGACGTTGCACGCCGGTGCACATTTATCTTGCGATTTCCCGCGGCTACTAGACGCAACTCCAGAGCAGTATAGGCCTTTAAGACAGTTCTTTGGGGAGGAGCAACCACAGAGCTACTGGCATTTTGTAAACTCTGTGGAAGGTATAACCGGACTTGTAATGATTCTGCTAATGGCGATTGCTTTCACACTAGCCACTCCTTGGTTCAGAAGAGGGAAGCTTAATCTTCCAGGACCGTTAAAGCAACTAGCTAGCTTCAATGCCTTTTGGTACACTCATCATTTGTTCGTCATAGTTTATATTCTCCTTGTTGCTCATGGATACTACTTGTATCTCACCAAAGACTGGCACAACAAAACG ACCTGGATGTATTTGGTGGCACCAGTGGTTCTATACGCGTGTGAAAGGTTGATACGAGCATTCAGATCGACCATCAAGGCGGTGACTATTAAGAAAGTGGCAGTTTATCCAGGAAACGTTTTGGCAATACATTTGTCAAGGcctcaaaacttcaaatacaAGAGCGGTCAATACATGTTTGTTAATTGTGCTGCTGTATCTCCATTTGAATG GCATCCATTTTCAATCACCTCTGCACCACAGGATGATTACCTTAGTGTTCACATTAGAGTTCTTGGAGATTGGACAAGGGCTCTCAAAGGAGTCTTCTCTGag GTGTGTAAGCCACCACCGGCAGGAGTTAGTGGTCTGCTTAGAGCCGACATGATGCATGGTGCAAATAATCCCGA CTTCCCGAAAGTCTTGATTGATGGTCCATACGGTGCACCAGCCCAAGACTACAAAAAGTACGAGGTGGTTCTACTGGTTGGTCTCGGAATCGGAGCCACACCAATGATCAGTATCGTCAAAGACATTGTCAACAACATCAGGGCCAAAGAACAAGCCCAACTCAGCCGAATGGAGCATGGAACAAGTGAACCACAACAACGAAACAAGAAAGAGAGTTTCAGGACACGTAGGGCTTACTTCTACTGGGTTACGCGTGAGCAAGGCTCTTTCGATTGGTTTAAGAACATAATGAACGAGGTCGCGGAAAGAGATACCAACCGTGTCATCGAGCTTCATAATTATTGTACAAGCGTCTACGAAGAAGGCGACGCCCGTTCTGCGCTTATACATATGCTTCAATCACTAAACCATGCAAAGAACGGGGTCGATATTGTCTCTGGAACAAGAGTTATGTCCCATTTTGCTAAACCTAATTGGAGAAATGTTTACAAACGCATAGCCATGGATCATCCTAACACTAAAGTTG GAGTATTCTACTGTGGAGCACCAGCATTGACAAAGGAGCTAAGGCATTTAGCTTTAGATTTCACCCACAAGACAAGCACTAGATTTTCCTTCCACAAAGAGAATTTCTAA
- the LOC108847990 gene encoding (+)-neomenthol dehydrogenase produces MVGSKEKRDKRLQQVSLLRTIPYSDHQRWWTSETVAVVTGANRGIGFEMVKQLAGHGLTVILTSRDENVGFEAAKVLQEGGFNVDFHRLDILDPSSIQDFCQWIKDKYGFIDVLINNAGVNYNVGTHNSVENSHMVLSTNYNGTKNIIKAMLPLMRQASPGARIVNVTSRLGRLKGRHSKLENEAVRAKLMDVDSLTEEAVDETVTEFLKQVEEGTWESGGWPHSFTDYSVSKMAVNAYTRVLAKELSERPEGEKIYANCFCPGWVKTAMTGYAGNISAEDGADTGVWLALLPDQAITGKFFAERREISF; encoded by the exons ATGGTCGGAAGCAAGGAGAAACGAGACAAGAGACTCCAACAAGTCTCTCTCCTTCGTACTATTCCGTACTCCGATCACCAGAG GTGGTGGACATCTGAAACTGTGGCGGTGGTAACGGGTGCAAATAGAGGCATAGGATTTGAGATGGTGAAACAATTGGCTGGACATGGCTTAACTGTGATATTAACATCTAGAGACGAGAATGTTGGCTTCGAAGCCGCTAAAGTGTTGCAAGAAGGTGGCTTCAACGTTGATTTCCACCGCCTTGATATCTTGGACCCGTCCTCAATTCAAGACTTCTGCCAATGGATTAAGGATAAATATGGGTTCATTGATGTTTTA ATAAACAATGCAGGTGTAAACTACAATGTTGGAACACATAACTCCGTCGAGAACTCCCACATGGTGCTATCTACAAACTACAATGGGACAAAGAACATAATCAAAGCTATGCTTCCATTGATGAGACAAGCTTCTCCTGGTGCTCGTATTGTCAATGTCACCTCCAGGCTCGGTAGATTAAAAGGCCGCCACAGT AAACTCGAGAACGAAGCCGTGAGAGCTAAGCTTATGGATGTGGACTCTCTGACAGAGGAAGCCGTTGACGAAACAGTAACAGAGTTTCTGAAGCAAGTGGAAGAAGGAACGTGGGAATCAGGAGGTTGGCCACATTCTTTCACAGACTACTCCGTCTCGAAAATGGCGGTGAACGCGTACACGAGAGTGCTAGCGAAAGAACTATCTGAGAGACCAGAAGGAGAGAAGATATATGCAAACTGCTTTTGTCCCGGTTGGGTGAAAACCGCGATGACCGGTTATGCTGGGAATATCTCAGCAGAGGATGGAGCTGACACTGGAGTCTGGCTTGCGTTGCTTCCTGATCAAGCTATTACTGGAAAGTTCTTTGCCGAGAGACGTGAGATCAGTTTCTAA
- the LOC130509209 gene encoding uncharacterized protein LOC130509209 has product MADENPPHVPGVPALAPGVPPLAPGVPPQFGPFLTADLPNFDWQGDQIRLTYEDVVSKSYVFPIKFAVTSGGVSYSHRESPAVSRVLTAAQSYVEFPHGGLLLINPGRLFAHKVLKVNRVAIMEIPSGGYVKFFGYETDEDQIEDENENENENEDEVEDAVAPQFGPFPTNDLAAFDFNGDQIRCVSGDESYVFPIKFAVTSGAFSYTVPDLPGNQHFTTDEQRLSFPYGGIVRIRNGNLFAHEPMEFEDENDGFISVPAGGYAQCFNNVVSGDGGGGGGGGDEVEVEIDDDAAAPAAVAVANEVEYEVEHEVQ; this is encoded by the exons ATGGCAGACGAAAATCCTCCTCACGTTCCCGGTGTCCCTGCTCTGGCTCCCGGTGTCCCTCCTCTTGCTCCCGGTGTCCCTCCTCAGTTTGGTCCCTTTCTCACCGCCGACCTTCCTAACTTCGACTGGCAAG GTGATCAGATCCGTCTGACTTATGAGGACGTCGTCAGCAAATCGTACGTCT TTCCCATAAAGTTCGCAGTAACCAGTGGAGGAGTGTCTTACTCGCATCGCGAGTCTCCCGCTGTATCTCGCGTTCTCACCGCTGCTCAGTCGTATGTCGAATTCCCTCACGGTGGGTTGCTGCTCATTAATCCTGGTCGTCTGTTTGCCCATAAGGTTTTGAAAGTTAATCGTGTAGCCATTATGGAGATTCCTAGTGGCGGATATGTTAAGTTCTTCGGCTATg AGACGGATGAAGACCAAATCGAAGACGAAAACGAAAACGAAAACGAAAACGAAGACGAAGTCGAAGACGCAGTCGCACCTCAGTTTGGTCCTTTTCCCACCAACGACCTTGCTGCGTTTGACTTCAATg gtGATCAGATCCGTTGTGTGTCTGGCGACGAGTCGTACGTGTTTCCCATAAAGTTCGCAGTAACCAGTGGAGCATTTTCTTACACGGTTCCCGATCTTCCCGGTAACCAACATTTTACCACTGATGAGCAGCGTCTCAGCTTCCCTTACGGTGGGATAGTGCGCATTCGTAATGGTAATTTGTTTGCACATGAGCCTATGGAATTTGAAGATGAAAATGATGGCTTTATTTCCGTTCCTGCTGGCGGATACGCTCAGTGCTTCAACAATG TGGTTTCcggtgatggtggtggtggaggtggtggtggtgatgaagTTGAAGTGGAAATCGATGATGATGCTGCAGCCCCAGCCGCAGTCGCAGTCGCAAACGAAGTCGAGTACGAAGTCGAGCACGAAGTCCAGTAA